A section of the Nitrospira sp. genome encodes:
- the accD gene encoding acetyl-CoA carboxylase, carboxyltransferase subunit beta produces the protein MAWFKKQKPSETDSPKRSKIAEGMWLKCNHCREIVYRKEVDRNNKVCPKCDYHFPISVTERITLLIDFGTFKEWDADLAPQDPLSFEDTKSYKDRVKAQQEKTGRKDAMVIGEGTMNGRRVALCMFDFGFMGGSMGSVVGEKICRAIDRALEARLPVILVTTSGGARMQEGILSLMQMAKTSAAVAKLGEAKLPFICLLADPTFGGVTASVAMLGDVILAEPKALIGFAGPRVIEQTIKQQLPDQFQRAEFLLEHGMIDMIVERKHLKETLSTLVAHF, from the coding sequence ATGGCGTGGTTTAAGAAGCAAAAGCCATCCGAAACGGACAGTCCCAAGCGATCGAAGATTGCCGAAGGGATGTGGCTCAAGTGCAATCATTGTCGGGAAATCGTCTATCGCAAAGAGGTTGACCGCAACAACAAGGTCTGTCCGAAATGCGATTATCATTTTCCCATTTCCGTCACGGAACGCATCACGCTGCTCATCGATTTCGGGACCTTCAAGGAATGGGATGCCGATCTGGCTCCACAGGATCCGCTGAGCTTCGAGGATACCAAGTCGTATAAGGACCGTGTCAAAGCGCAGCAGGAAAAGACCGGTCGAAAAGACGCGATGGTGATCGGCGAGGGCACCATGAACGGCCGGCGTGTCGCGTTGTGCATGTTTGATTTCGGCTTTATGGGCGGCAGTATGGGCTCGGTGGTCGGCGAGAAGATCTGCCGGGCCATCGATCGCGCCTTGGAAGCCAGACTCCCGGTCATTTTGGTTACGACGTCGGGCGGCGCCCGCATGCAGGAAGGCATTCTGTCGCTCATGCAAATGGCCAAGACCTCCGCGGCCGTCGCCAAGCTGGGCGAAGCCAAGTTGCCGTTCATTTGCCTGTTGGCTGATCCGACCTTCGGCGGTGTCACCGCCAGCGTGGCGATGTTGGGGGACGTCATTCTGGCCGAGCCCAAGGCGTTGATTGGGTTTGCGGGGCCGCGCGTCATCGAGCAGACCATCAAGCAGCAATTGCCCGACCAATTTCAGCGTGCGGAATTCCTGCTGGAGCATGGCATGATCGACATGATCGTCGAGCGGAAACATCTGAAAGAAACGTTAAGCACCCTCGTCGCGCATTTCTAG
- a CDS encoding sulfite exporter TauE/SafE family protein, with translation MTDPSYLTILGLGFVLGLRHALDADHIAAVSTVLATRPSWRASGVIGFSWGLGHTLVLLFVGAVALALQVSIPESVANAAEFAVGLMLIALGGTLAVRVLRERWHSHGHDHGGHRHEHLHSHAATSGHGHAHWWSDSLKPLCIGMAHGLAGSAALVLVVVAASRTVLEGLAYIAVFGLGSIIGMMLIGLLLSLPVVWSLSLGRQALLAVQGLAGLGSIGLGLSMLFRIAMGERPL, from the coding sequence ATGACGGATCCTTCTTATCTCACGATTCTCGGTCTTGGTTTTGTTCTGGGGTTGCGGCATGCCCTCGATGCCGACCACATTGCTGCGGTGTCGACCGTGCTCGCGACCAGACCTTCGTGGCGAGCATCCGGTGTCATCGGATTCAGTTGGGGGCTCGGGCATACGCTGGTGCTGCTCTTTGTGGGAGCGGTCGCACTGGCGTTGCAGGTCAGCATTCCGGAGTCGGTTGCGAACGCGGCTGAGTTCGCGGTCGGTCTCATGCTGATAGCACTCGGCGGCACTCTGGCCGTCCGCGTTCTCCGAGAGCGGTGGCATTCCCACGGCCATGATCATGGAGGGCATCGACACGAGCATCTGCACAGCCATGCGGCGACCTCCGGCCATGGGCACGCGCATTGGTGGAGTGATTCCCTCAAACCGTTGTGTATCGGCATGGCGCACGGGCTTGCCGGCTCCGCCGCACTCGTGCTCGTCGTGGTGGCCGCGTCGCGCACGGTTCTGGAAGGGCTCGCCTACATCGCGGTGTTCGGCTTGGGTTCGATCATCGGCATGATGCTGATCGGATTGTTGTTGAGTCTTCCGGTGGTCTGGTCCTTATCGCTCGGACGACAGGCTCTCCTCGCGGTGCAAGGCCTCGCCGGTCTCGGCAGCATCGGATTGGGTCTTTCCATGCTCTTCCGCATCGCCATGGGCGAACGTCCGCTGTAG
- the moaA gene encoding GTP 3',8-cyclase MoaA: MHTDLHPAVADTFGRPLRSLRLSVTDRCNLRCAYCMPEEEYVWLPRQNLLSFEEMAVLTELFTDVGVNKVRLTGGEPLLRRDLPRLIRLLLQNHRVGEIALTTNGILLADQIQSLYEAGLHRITISLDTLRPERFRQLTRRDEHARVLEGIESVGPAGFVGLKLDTVVIRGFNDDELVSLIEFGRHYQAEVRFIEYMDVGGANEWEPAKVLSRDAILDALGKHYGIITPIAERGSAPAQRFRLPDGVTFGVIPSTTTPFCSSCDRSRLTADGMWYRCLYGTTGTDLRKPLRDGLSGDDMRALIRAGWESRKDRGAEERKALERAGLREGGLIGIDQLRADPHLEMHARGG; this comes from the coding sequence ATGCACACAGATCTCCATCCGGCGGTGGCCGATACGTTCGGCCGGCCGTTGCGCAGCTTGCGATTGTCGGTCACCGATCGCTGCAATCTCCGCTGCGCCTACTGTATGCCGGAAGAAGAGTACGTGTGGCTCCCTCGGCAGAACCTACTCTCGTTCGAGGAGATGGCCGTGCTGACGGAGCTGTTCACCGACGTGGGTGTGAACAAGGTCCGGTTGACCGGAGGAGAGCCTCTGCTCCGGCGCGACCTGCCGCGGTTGATCCGGCTGCTGCTGCAGAATCACCGGGTCGGCGAGATCGCGTTGACGACCAACGGCATTCTCCTGGCGGATCAGATTCAGTCGTTGTATGAAGCGGGACTGCACCGCATCACGATCAGCCTGGACACCCTGCGGCCGGAACGGTTCCGTCAGTTGACTCGTCGCGACGAACATGCCCGGGTGTTGGAAGGGATCGAGTCCGTCGGACCGGCCGGCTTCGTGGGGCTCAAGCTCGACACCGTCGTCATCCGCGGCTTTAACGACGACGAGCTGGTCTCCCTCATCGAATTCGGTCGACATTACCAGGCCGAAGTGCGATTCATCGAATATATGGACGTAGGCGGGGCGAACGAGTGGGAGCCCGCCAAGGTGTTGTCACGAGATGCGATCCTGGACGCGCTCGGGAAACACTACGGCATCATTACACCGATTGCGGAGCGCGGTTCCGCCCCGGCCCAGCGGTTCCGTCTTCCGGATGGCGTGACCTTCGGCGTCATTCCTTCGACGACAACCCCGTTTTGCTCGTCCTGTGACCGCAGCAGATTGACGGCGGACGGCATGTGGTATCGCTGTCTGTACGGCACCACGGGGACCGATCTGCGCAAGCCTCTGCGCGACGGTCTCTCGGGGGACGATATGCGCGCACTCATACGGGCCGGCTGGGAGTCGAGAAAGGACCGGGGCGCGGAAGAACGAAAGGCGCTTGAACGTGCTGGTTTGCGCGAAGGCGGTTTGATCGGGATCGACCAGTTGCGCGCGGATCCTCATTTGGAGATGCATGCCCGCGGAGGCTGA
- a CDS encoding molybdenum cofactor biosynthesis protein MoaE codes for MITVKLFGMTKSLAGNQSSLSLELPSGRCVKDLIELVDRAYPMIGELIRKKRILVSVNQEIVHEHTAIGDGDEVALLPPFAGGGATEPHLDETQFVRVQRDDFSIDAEINRVRSRSKRIGGIAVFLGTARDRSKGRDVDGITFEHYEGMAQKKLREIRDRALADFDICELLIVHRYGEITIGENIVLIIAGAEHRADAFRACKWAIDELKQITPIWKLEHTPSGEVWVEEHP; via the coding sequence ATGATCACGGTCAAGCTGTTCGGCATGACGAAATCCCTGGCAGGCAATCAGTCTTCCTTATCGCTGGAGTTGCCCAGCGGACGGTGTGTGAAGGATTTGATCGAGCTGGTCGATCGGGCCTATCCGATGATCGGGGAATTGATCCGGAAGAAAAGGATTCTCGTGTCCGTGAATCAGGAGATCGTTCACGAGCACACGGCGATAGGCGATGGTGACGAGGTCGCCCTGCTCCCGCCGTTTGCCGGGGGAGGGGCGACGGAACCGCATTTGGATGAGACCCAGTTCGTCCGTGTCCAGCGCGACGATTTCTCCATCGACGCAGAGATCAACCGCGTTCGGAGCCGCTCGAAGCGTATCGGGGGCATCGCCGTATTCCTCGGCACGGCCCGGGATCGCTCGAAGGGGCGCGATGTCGATGGCATCACGTTCGAGCATTACGAAGGCATGGCGCAGAAGAAATTGCGGGAGATTCGTGACCGCGCCCTGGCCGACTTCGACATTTGCGAGCTGCTGATCGTCCATCGCTACGGAGAGATCACGATCGGAGAGAACATCGTCCTGATCATCGCGGGGGCGGAGCATCGAGCTGATGCGTTCCGCGCCTGCAAGTGGGCGATCGACGAGCTCAAGCAGATCACGCCGATTTGGAAGCTGGAACATACTCCGAGCGGGGAAGTGTGGGTGGAAGAACATCCATGA
- the moaC gene encoding cyclic pyranopterin monophosphate synthase MoaC, whose amino-acid sequence MAELTHFNEAGRARMVDVSAKAQTERLATAQAKVFLQPETLEKIQRGKIAKGDVLAVAQVAGVMGAKRTPDLIPMCHPILLSSVDICFAEHSQPDRDGRCSITVTATARTTGQTGVEMEAMTAASVAALTIYDMCKAIDRDMSFSEICLLSKSGGKSGTYKRERKTSDGTEGT is encoded by the coding sequence ATGGCTGAGTTAACACATTTCAACGAAGCAGGCCGCGCGCGGATGGTCGACGTGAGCGCCAAAGCTCAAACCGAGCGTCTTGCCACGGCTCAAGCCAAAGTCTTCCTGCAGCCCGAAACCCTTGAAAAAATTCAGCGAGGGAAGATCGCAAAGGGCGATGTCTTAGCGGTCGCCCAGGTGGCCGGGGTCATGGGAGCCAAGAGGACTCCAGACCTCATTCCGATGTGCCATCCGATTCTCCTTTCCAGTGTGGACATATGCTTTGCGGAACACTCTCAACCCGATCGTGACGGCCGATGCTCCATCACCGTCACCGCGACGGCCAGGACTACCGGCCAAACCGGGGTGGAAATGGAAGCGATGACGGCGGCATCCGTGGCGGCCCTGACGATCTATGACATGTGCAAAGCGATCGACAGAGACATGAGTTTCAGTGAGATTTGTTTGCTCTCGAAATCAGGCGGCAAGTCCGGAACATACAAGCGCGAGAGAAAGACTTCGGACGGGACAGAGGGGACATGA
- the folB gene encoding dihydroneopterin aldolase: MVGKIVIERLEFQGRCGVTSEERDRPQPLAVDLELDCDTTSAAASEDLADTIDYAKVLERVETIGATGDCALLESLAERLLAMLFTEFPIERARLWLRKLAPPVAQTTASVGLRIDRVRPAYPVASQILTPSRFLLQHIHRLPKGRVLDVACGTGRHALYLANLGFEVEALDRDADALFHLASTAKQQSLTNLIVKTVDLERATDDRPEFAPNRYDVIVVCFYLHRPLFPWFVDALKPNGVLLYETFTIDNYRRHRHPRRWEFCLAHNELLRLTSALQVLSYDEGEHVTNSGIDTAFTAQLLARKTPFLYSDGGSAS, encoded by the coding sequence ATGGTCGGCAAGATCGTCATTGAACGGTTGGAATTCCAAGGACGGTGCGGTGTGACGAGTGAGGAGCGCGATCGGCCCCAACCGTTGGCCGTGGACCTGGAGCTGGATTGCGACACAACATCAGCGGCCGCTTCGGAGGATCTGGCCGACACGATAGACTATGCCAAGGTCCTGGAGCGGGTCGAAACTATTGGTGCAACAGGGGATTGCGCACTGCTCGAAAGTTTGGCCGAGCGGCTTCTGGCCATGTTGTTTACGGAATTCCCCATTGAACGAGCCAGACTCTGGCTGAGAAAACTGGCTCCGCCGGTCGCGCAAACTACCGCATCAGTCGGCCTGAGAATCGATCGGGTACGGCCTGCCTACCCTGTCGCCTCACAGATCTTGACCCCCTCACGCTTTCTGCTGCAGCACATTCATCGTTTACCGAAAGGCCGCGTGCTGGATGTGGCGTGCGGAACAGGCCGCCACGCTCTCTATTTGGCGAATCTGGGATTCGAGGTTGAGGCGCTCGACCGGGATGCCGACGCCCTCTTCCATCTGGCATCGACCGCGAAGCAACAAAGTCTGACGAACCTCATCGTAAAAACCGTCGATCTGGAACGTGCGACCGACGATCGGCCGGAATTCGCCCCGAACCGGTATGACGTGATCGTCGTCTGTTTCTATCTGCATCGGCCCCTCTTTCCCTGGTTCGTCGACGCGCTCAAGCCGAACGGGGTCCTGCTCTATGAAACCTTCACGATCGACAACTACCGGCGCCATCGTCACCCGCGCCGTTGGGAATTTTGCCTCGCGCACAATGAACTGCTGCGTCTGACTTCCGCCCTTCAGGTGCTTTCGTACGACGAAGGAGAACATGTGACGAATTCCGGCATCGACACGGCTTTCACTGCGCAATTGCTTGCGCGGAAGACGCCCTTCCTCTATTCGGACGGTGGATCGGCGTCATGA
- a CDS encoding PHP domain-containing protein — translation MSRIDLHLHTTHSDGSLRPSEVLARAKAASVTALAITDHDITSGLPEAIASGETLGIEVVPGVEISSFDGRSELHILGYFVDWQDPIFNDRLASLRASRHRRNPLIVERLRTAGLEITYEEVQALAGTDAVGRPHIAQLLMKKRYVTSAKEAFDRYLAEGRPAYVARELPSPSEAIGWIREAKGLAVLAHPTWVKAVGSELAVCIAELKDQGLAGIEVHYSTHTKSQTAAYLNLSRQFNLLVTGGSDFHGVTKPDIEVGAGRGDLHIKPNLLTAMKEAAIR, via the coding sequence ATGAGTCGCATCGATCTGCACCTGCACACCACTCATTCGGACGGAAGTCTCCGGCCTTCCGAGGTCCTCGCACGGGCGAAGGCCGCATCCGTCACAGCCCTGGCCATTACGGATCACGACATCACATCCGGGCTCCCCGAGGCCATTGCGAGCGGTGAGACACTCGGCATCGAGGTCGTCCCGGGAGTTGAGATCAGTTCATTCGATGGCAGAAGTGAATTGCACATCCTGGGCTACTTTGTCGATTGGCAAGACCCGATCTTCAACGACCGGTTGGCGTCGTTGCGCGCCAGCCGCCACCGCCGCAATCCTCTTATTGTGGAACGCCTCCGGACCGCAGGGCTGGAGATAACCTACGAAGAGGTTCAAGCACTGGCCGGAACGGATGCCGTCGGCAGGCCGCACATCGCTCAACTGCTCATGAAAAAACGCTATGTGACCTCGGCCAAGGAGGCGTTCGACCGGTATCTGGCGGAAGGCCGCCCGGCCTATGTGGCCAGAGAACTCCCGTCCCCCTCGGAGGCGATCGGCTGGATCCGAGAAGCCAAGGGTCTGGCGGTCCTGGCTCATCCTACCTGGGTCAAAGCAGTCGGTTCCGAACTCGCCGTCTGCATTGCAGAGCTAAAAGATCAAGGTCTGGCCGGTATTGAGGTCCATTACAGCACCCATACGAAATCGCAAACCGCTGCCTACCTGAACCTCAGCCGCCAATTCAATCTCCTTGTCACCGGAGGGAGCGATTTTCACGGCGTCACCAAGCCAGACATCGAAGTCGGAGCGGGACGGGGCGATTTGCACATCAAGCCGAACCTTCTGACGGCAATGAAAGAAGCGGCAATTCGTTGA
- a CDS encoding serine/threonine-protein kinase, which yields MSMAWNWLVPHIVGMLVALLAGPILGNLAAIQSLSVPPLSLSGGAAVRLGADVVALALLLSLALNAYREIPDNGRGFGFLKHLIIPLAVLTTVIYGDKAFRGVGLPLVERIGSVRYLWAYTFGMIASGLWLTVMWLRHLNSLRETFCPVRNIKRSGLRAASNDASGETDIDRVQDDAPQGGPTVVVQMGTPPPMLGRYKVLKELGRGAMGVVYLGKDPTIQRFVAIKTMRLDQIDDSTKLQEVKARFFREAESAGRLSHPNIVTIYDAGEQDELGYIAMEVLEGSSLKPWSRPPNLLSVADVVHALTTVAEALDHAHQQGVVHRDVKPANIMLTKDRIVKVMDFGIAKMASSSRTQTDLVLGTPTYMSPEQIAGKKVDGRSDIFSLGVVLFELLTGRPPFTADNLSALLFAIAHQPHPPLSELRRDLPPMFQEVLDRALQKDLPQRYRRAGEFAWDLRACLQSLAA from the coding sequence ATGTCGATGGCCTGGAACTGGCTGGTTCCGCACATTGTCGGTATGCTGGTGGCGCTCCTTGCAGGACCGATTCTCGGCAACCTGGCGGCCATTCAGAGTCTTTCCGTACCGCCTTTGTCTCTCAGTGGCGGTGCGGCCGTTCGCCTGGGCGCGGATGTGGTCGCGCTGGCGCTGCTCCTGTCCCTCGCCTTGAACGCCTATCGGGAGATCCCGGACAACGGCCGGGGATTCGGCTTTCTCAAGCATTTGATCATCCCGCTTGCAGTCTTGACCACCGTCATTTACGGAGACAAGGCGTTTCGCGGGGTCGGATTGCCCTTGGTGGAACGCATCGGTTCGGTTCGCTATCTCTGGGCTTACACCTTCGGAATGATCGCCTCCGGTCTGTGGCTCACCGTGATGTGGCTGAGGCATCTCAACTCATTGCGGGAAACGTTCTGTCCTGTCAGGAACATCAAGCGTTCCGGCCTGCGCGCCGCGTCTAATGACGCATCGGGCGAGACGGACATCGACCGCGTGCAAGACGACGCCCCGCAGGGCGGTCCGACCGTCGTGGTTCAGATGGGAACCCCTCCCCCCATGCTCGGTCGATACAAAGTCCTGAAAGAGTTGGGACGAGGCGCCATGGGCGTCGTCTATCTCGGCAAGGATCCGACCATCCAGCGATTCGTGGCGATCAAGACCATGCGCCTGGACCAGATCGACGACAGCACGAAATTGCAGGAGGTCAAAGCGCGTTTTTTTCGCGAGGCGGAATCGGCCGGACGACTCTCCCACCCCAACATTGTCACAATCTACGACGCCGGCGAGCAGGATGAGCTCGGATACATCGCGATGGAAGTCTTGGAAGGCAGCTCTCTCAAGCCATGGTCGCGACCGCCGAACTTGCTCTCGGTCGCGGACGTCGTGCATGCCCTGACCACCGTGGCGGAAGCCTTGGACCATGCACATCAGCAGGGAGTGGTCCATCGGGACGTCAAACCGGCCAACATCATGCTGACCAAAGATCGGATCGTGAAAGTCATGGACTTCGGCATCGCCAAGATGGCCTCGAGCAGCAGGACCCAGACCGATCTCGTGCTAGGTACCCCGACCTATATGTCGCCCGAGCAGATCGCGGGCAAGAAGGTGGACGGACGGTCCGATATCTTTTCGCTCGGAGTGGTCCTCTTCGAGCTGCTGACCGGCCGCCCGCCGTTCACCGCAGACAACCTCTCGGCGCTGCTCTTTGCCATCGCCCACCAGCCTCACCCGCCATTGAGCGAGCTGCGAAGGGATCTGCCTCCGATGTTCCAGGAAGTGCTCGACCGCGCACTGCAGAAGGATCTCCCGCAGCGATATCGCCGCGCTGGGGAGTTCGCGTGGGATCTCCGAGCCTGCCTCCAGAGCCTTGCGGCCTGA
- a CDS encoding Stp1/IreP family PP2C-type Ser/Thr phosphatase has product MSIRTVHSVRSDVGLKRTHNEDRFLADPALGVYAVCDGMGGGNAGEVASTLAIETIRTRFRTIRQDDDRVSLVPDANLSPNTYRLAEAIRAANETIHEASWTNPAYAGMGTTIVAAGLSEGLLSIAHVGDSRLYLIRNGRIDALTADHSWVAEQVRRGLMTEDEAECSSKRNIVTRALGVGRVVDIDLGEIPVRHGDRFLLCSDGLTRGVRPPDILRTVEMASDMEDSTDRLLTMANAAGGDDNTTVLLLSLFDEVSSPFWRRLTQRWFPMAS; this is encoded by the coding sequence ATGTCCATCCGGACCGTCCATAGTGTCAGATCAGATGTGGGACTGAAGCGGACGCACAACGAAGACCGTTTCCTGGCCGACCCTGCGCTCGGGGTCTACGCCGTCTGTGACGGGATGGGCGGCGGCAACGCGGGAGAGGTGGCCAGCACGCTGGCCATCGAGACCATTCGTACTCGTTTCCGAACCATTCGACAGGATGACGACCGCGTTTCGCTTGTTCCAGACGCCAATCTTTCCCCGAATACCTATCGACTGGCTGAGGCGATCCGCGCCGCAAACGAAACGATCCATGAAGCCTCGTGGACCAACCCAGCCTATGCCGGCATGGGCACCACCATTGTGGCCGCCGGCCTGTCGGAAGGCCTCCTCTCGATCGCCCATGTCGGAGACAGCCGGCTCTATCTCATCCGCAACGGCAGAATCGACGCCTTGACGGCGGATCACTCCTGGGTCGCCGAACAGGTCAGGCGAGGTCTGATGACGGAGGACGAAGCCGAATGCTCCTCCAAGCGCAATATCGTCACCAGAGCGTTAGGCGTGGGGCGAGTGGTCGACATCGATCTCGGAGAGATTCCGGTCCGACACGGCGACCGGTTCCTTCTCTGCTCCGACGGACTGACCCGGGGAGTTCGTCCGCCGGACATCCTTCGCACCGTCGAAATGGCGTCGGACATGGAAGACTCCACCGATCGGCTCCTCACCATGGCCAATGCGGCAGGAGGCGACGACAACACGACCGTGCTTCTGCTCAGCCTGTTCGACGAAGTATCGAGCCCGTTTTGGCGGCGCTTGACGCAACGATGGTTTCCCATGGCTTCCTAA
- a CDS encoding FHA domain-containing protein, with the protein MPDTAAAQAKLLVKLQGQGSRTIQIVNELFTIGRKAGNDLSIDDHTVSGHHARIVKVQAVYFLEDLKSTNGSSVNGMRVDRHQLRDSDVITIGQHRIIFQEPAAPTAAASPPSPVVDETMVISAGESRATTASPSPKVIVTHGSTDQPEYLLIKPVSSIGSQPGAAIRLTGWFAPKSAAQIIHRGGAYFVSLAQGGKALLVNGRGVTGQQQLKNGDHIQVAGVSLTFYWLGPTR; encoded by the coding sequence ATGCCCGACACGGCGGCCGCACAGGCCAAACTGCTGGTGAAATTGCAGGGACAAGGGTCGCGCACGATCCAGATCGTGAACGAGCTGTTCACCATCGGCCGGAAAGCCGGGAACGACCTGTCGATCGACGATCACACCGTGTCAGGCCATCATGCCCGGATCGTCAAAGTCCAGGCCGTCTACTTTCTCGAGGATCTCAAGAGTACAAACGGGTCTTCGGTCAACGGCATGCGCGTGGACCGACATCAGTTGCGGGACTCGGACGTCATCACGATCGGCCAGCATCGGATCATTTTTCAGGAGCCGGCGGCTCCGACCGCAGCGGCATCGCCACCGTCTCCCGTCGTGGATGAAACCATGGTCATCAGCGCCGGAGAGTCGCGCGCCACGACCGCATCTCCCTCCCCGAAAGTCATCGTGACCCACGGCAGCACGGACCAGCCGGAATATCTCCTGATCAAGCCCGTGAGCTCGATCGGTTCCCAGCCGGGCGCGGCCATCCGACTGACCGGCTGGTTCGCGCCGAAATCAGCCGCTCAAATTATCCACCGGGGAGGGGCCTATTTTGTGAGCCTGGCACAAGGGGGGAAGGCACTGCTGGTCAACGGACGCGGCGTGACGGGGCAGCAACAGCTCAAGAACGGCGATCACATCCAGGTCGCGGGCGTCAGTCTGACGTTCTATTGGCTTGGCCCAACCAGATAG
- a CDS encoding cysteine rich repeat-containing protein, with product MARQDAWSRIAAGAITAVGLTSVWLAVATSLPTQEELAGDALHQARAASAAPVVPAEPSLDLSIPGVVAPIPPAAQPAEQSPSDPSGEARSSLPIGDARTAQITRLKCDAEFAQVCPDGMEGVGAFRCLERRMKDLLPPCQVMVRERLVKWKEDRSRTLSACRDDVRRLCATMRPGDGRVMQCLQDHAQDVSDRCYQTLPKGVLLFRQP from the coding sequence GTGGCGCGACAGGATGCGTGGAGTCGGATAGCGGCCGGGGCGATCACCGCAGTTGGACTGACCTCGGTTTGGCTTGCCGTGGCCACGAGTCTTCCGACGCAGGAGGAATTGGCCGGAGACGCGTTGCATCAAGCACGGGCCGCCTCCGCGGCTCCGGTGGTTCCCGCCGAGCCGAGCCTGGACCTGTCCATTCCCGGTGTCGTCGCTCCCATCCCGCCCGCCGCACAACCGGCCGAGCAGAGCCCTTCCGATCCGTCCGGCGAGGCCCGAAGCAGTCTCCCAATCGGCGATGCCCGCACGGCGCAGATTACGCGATTGAAATGTGATGCGGAGTTCGCGCAGGTGTGTCCCGATGGGATGGAAGGGGTAGGAGCATTCAGATGCCTCGAGCGGCGCATGAAAGACCTGCTGCCGCCTTGCCAAGTGATGGTCCGCGAGCGGCTTGTGAAATGGAAAGAGGATCGGAGCCGTACCCTGTCTGCCTGTCGAGACGATGTGAGGCGATTGTGTGCGACGATGAGACCCGGGGACGGCCGAGTGATGCAGTGTTTACAGGATCACGCGCAGGACGTGTCCGACCGCTGCTACCAAACGCTGCCCAAAGGCGTGTTGTTGTTCCGCCAGCCGTAA
- a CDS encoding secondary thiamine-phosphate synthase enzyme YjbQ has product MKSYREELWFETKTRREYINITRQVEAVVRKSGVTEGLVLVNAMHITASVYINDDEAGLLQDYDRFLEDLAPHGASYRHNETGEDNADAHIKRQLMGREVVVAITGGRLDFGPWEQIFYGEFDGRRRKRVLVKVIGE; this is encoded by the coding sequence ATGAAGTCCTATCGTGAAGAGCTCTGGTTCGAAACCAAGACGCGTCGGGAGTACATCAACATCACTCGGCAAGTGGAAGCGGTCGTGCGGAAGAGCGGCGTCACCGAAGGATTGGTGCTCGTCAATGCCATGCACATTACCGCAAGCGTGTACATCAACGACGACGAGGCGGGGCTTCTGCAGGACTATGATCGATTCCTTGAGGACTTGGCTCCCCACGGCGCCTCCTATCGCCACAATGAAACCGGTGAAGACAATGCGGACGCCCATATCAAACGTCAGCTGATGGGACGGGAGGTCGTGGTGGCGATCACCGGCGGCCGGCTTGATTTCGGGCCATGGGAACAGATCTTCTACGGGGAGTTCGACGGGCGGCGGCGCAAGCGGGTCCTTGTGAAAGTTATCGGCGAGTAG